In one Cercospora beticola chromosome 1, complete sequence genomic region, the following are encoded:
- the SAH1 gene encoding S-adenosyl-L-homocysteine hydrolase (BUSCO:EOG09262LYR), producing the protein MGEPAQKFKVADINLAAFGRREIELAEQEMPGLMQTREKYAAEQPLKGARIAGCLHMTIQTAVLIETLKALGAELTWTSCNIFSTQDHAAAAIAASGTPVFAWKGETEEEYQWCLEQQLKSFPSGQPLNLILDDGGDLTALVHTKYPEMLTGCYGISEETTTGVHHLYKMLKNKGKPNGLLAPSINVNDSVTKSKFDNLYGCRESLVDGIKRATDVMIAGKIAVVAGFGDVGKGCAQALHSMGARVLVTEIDPINALQAAMAGYQVVTMEEAAPISQIFVTTTGCRDIIVGKHFEAMREDAIVCNIGHFDIEIDVAWLKKTAKEVVSIKPQVDRFLMPNGRHIILLAEGRLVNLGCATGHSSFVMSCSFTNQVLAQIMLYKAGDRQFATKYVEFARAIEGEADGPIKVQEEGQVKSSVPRMPIGVYVLPKILDEQVALLHLEHVNVKLTKMTEAQAEYMSLPIEGPFKTEMYRY; encoded by the exons ATGGGTGAGCCAGCACAGAAGTTCAAG GTTGCAGACATCAACCTCGCGGCCTTTGGCCGACGAGAGATTGAGCTGGCCGAGCAGGAGATGCCAGGTCTCATGCAGACCCGTGAGAAGTATGCCGCCGAGCAGCCCCTCAAGGGAGCCCGCATTGCCGGTTGCTTGCACATGA CCATCCAGACTGCCGTGCTCATCGAGACGCTCAAGGCCCTCGGTGCTGAGCTGACCTGGACCTCCTGCAACATCTTCTCCACTCAAGATCACGCTGCCGCGGCCATCGCTGCCAGCGGCACTCCCGTCTTCGCATGGAAGGGTGAGACTGAGGAGGAGTACCAGTGGTGCTTGGAGCAACAATTGAAGTCTTTCCCATCGGGTCAGCCTCTCAACCTGATTCTCGACGACGGTGGTGATCTTACTGCTCTCGTGCACACCAAGTACCCAGAGATGCTCACTGGCTGCTACGGTATCTCCGAGGAGACCACCACTGGTGTCCACCACCTCTACAAGATGCTCAAGAACAAGGGCAAGCCAAATGGACTTCTCGCACCATCCATCAACGTCAACGACTCCGTCACCAAGAGCAAGTTTGACAACCTCTACGGCTGCAGAGAGTCCCTCGTCGATGGTATCAAGCGTGCCACCGATGTCATGATTGCTGGCAAGATCGCTGTCGTTGCCGGTTTCGGTGATGTCGGCAAGGGCTGTGCTCAGGCTCTCCACTCCATGGGTGCCCGTGTGCTCGTCACTGAGATCGATCCTATCAACGCTCTCCAGGCTGCCATGGCTGGATACCAAGTCGTCACCATGGAGGAGGCCGCTCCTATTTCCCAGATCTTCGTGACAACCACTGGTTGCCGAGACATCATTGTTGGCAAGCACTTCGAGGCCATGCGTGAGGATGCCATCGTCTGCAACATTGGCCACTTCGACATTGAGATCGACGTTGCCTGGTTGAAGAAGACCGCCAAGGAGGTTGTCAGCATCAAGCCTCAGGTCGACCGCTTCCTCATGCCAAACGGCCGccacatcatcctcctcgctgaGGGTCGTCTCGTCAACTTGGGCTGCGCGACTGGCCACAGCTCTTTCGTCATGTCCTGCTCTTTCACCAACCAGGTTCTTGCCCAGATCATGTTGTACAAGGCTGGCGACCGCCAGTTCGCCACCAAGTACGTCGAGTTCGCCCGTGCCATCGAAGGCGAGGCCGATGGCCCAATCAAGGTCCAAGAGGAGGGTCAAGTCAAGTCCAGCGTCCCACGCATGCCAATCGGCGTCTACGTTCTGCCAAAGATCCTCGACGAGCAGGTCGCTCTCCTCCACCTTGAACACGTCAACGTCAAGCTCACCAAGATGACCGAGGCCCAAGCAGAGTACATGTCCCTGCCAATCGAGGGTCCATTCAAGACCGAGATGTACCGCTACTAG
- the ARG8 gene encoding acetylornithine aminotransferase (BUSCO:EOG09262OX9) translates to MAARVCSKHVSALLRARTSTGVPRRCYASAATAPSTLPAGQRQAIEREASLRTPDPAADSQTARLVESHAPFMVPTYVRPPPVFHKGEGCYIWDIENRQYLDFTAGIAVNALGHCDPQVSKILYEQSKTLVHSSNLYYNPWTGALSQLLVEKTREGGGFDAARVFVCNSGSEANEAAIKFARKYGKSVQPDGSKYELVSFQGSFHGRTMGSLSATPNPKYQKPFSPMIPGFKYGTYNDIAGINDLVTEKTCGVIIEPIQGEGGVNVATQEFLLALRKRCTEVGAVLIHDEIQCGLSRTGKLWAHAALPKEAHPDIVTTAKALGNGFPIGATLVTEDVSSKIVTGDHGTTYGGNPLGCRLAHNIVTRLSDPELQKDVLKREARFRQHFVRIHEAFPDVVQEVRGRGLILGLQLSADPTPVITAARERGLLVITCGTNTLRFVPPLIISDAEIDEGMEILESAMNAVFREPGHIPGTDGQQEMRASR, encoded by the exons ATGGCAGCACGGGTCTGCAGCAAGCACGTCAGTGCACTGTTGCGTGCTCGAACGTCCACTGGAGTTCCGCGAAGATGCTATGCGTCGGCTGCTACAGCACCTTCCACTCTGCCAGCGGGGCAGAGGCAGGCCATTGAG AGAGAGGCATCGCTCCGCACACCAGATCCAGCCGCCGATTCTCAGACTGCCCGCCTCGTCGAATCTCATGCGCCATTTATGGTCCCCACATATGTCCGACCCCCTCCAGTCTTCCATAAGGGCGAAGGATGCTATATATGGGACATTGAGAACAGGCAGTACTTGGACTTCACTGCCGGTATTGCTGTCAATGCCTTGGGACACTGCGACCCGCAGGTGAGCAAGATTCTGTATGAGCAGTCTAAGACATTGGTGCACAGCTCCAATCTGTACTACAACCCATGGACCGGAGCACTCAGTCAATTGCTGGTTGAGAAGACACGAGAGGGTGGCGGCTTCGACGCTGCGCGAGTCTTTGTGTGCAACTCGGGAAGTGAAGCAAATGAAGCCGCGATCAAGTTTGCGAGGAAGTACGGAAAGAGCGTACAGCCAGATGGCAGCAAGTATGAGTTGGTGAGCTTCCAGGGCTCGTTCCATGGGCGAACAATGGGGTCATTGTCTGCCACCCCCAACCCAAAATACCAGAAGCCGTTCTCCCCAATGATTCCCGGCTTCAAGTACGGCACATACAACGACATTGCAGGCATCAATGACCTTGTGACGGAGAAGACTTGTGGCGTGATCATTGAACCTATTCAAGGCGAGGGAGGTGTCAATGTTGCTACACAAGAGTTCCTTCTGGCTCTGCGCAAACGCTGCACAGAGGTCGGCGCAGTTCTGATCCATGATGAGATCCAATGTGGCCTGTCACGAACAGGTAAGCTTTGGGCCCACGCTGCACTACCGAAGGAGGCGCATCCCGATATTGTCACCACCGCGAAGGCGCTTGGTAACGGCTTCCCCATTGGCGCCACTCTGGTCACAGAAGATGTTTCGAGCAAAATTGTGACAGGAGACCATGGCACAACATACGGTGGAAACCCGCTCGGATGTCGCCTAGCACACAACATTGTCACACGACTCTCCGACCCGGAACTACAGAAAGATGTTCTGAAGAGGGAGGCGCGATTCCGACAGCACTTTGTGCGCATTCACGAAGCTTTCCCGGATGTCGTGCAGGAGGTCAGAGGCCGGGGTCTGATCCTGGGTCTTCAACTGAGTGCTGACCCAACACCTGTGATCACAGCTGCTCGGGAAAGAGGCCTGCTTGTGATTACATGTGGTACAAATACCTTACGTTTCGTCCCTCCTTTAATCATCTCTGATGCCGAGATCGACGAGGGCATGGAGATTCTCGAGAGCGCCATGAACGCCGTCTTCCGTGAACCAGGTCACATTCCCGGCACTGATGGTCAGCAAGAGATGCGCGCATCCAGGTGA
- a CDS encoding uncharacterized protein (BUSCO:EOG09263FR7) translates to MASKPVTLQVKPRGKRIPKLPKETSIYVQGSTSDLYHRIAAEAKFDINRLRITKEDGTFVPNEKGKTVDSFGLKDGSVVQVKDLGLQIAWRTVFIIEYLGPLLIHPIFYFLRPQIYSSAPSEPSSLQTLSVALISLHFLKREIETFVVHRFSNATMPALNIFKNSAHYWILAGVLIAYFIYSPTHPTAGELNPLIDYPALAGYVIGELGNLNTHLVLRNLRSPGGTERGVPKGLGFNWVTCPNYMFEALAWASMCVITRSWTTVVFSAVAIATMGAWAKKKERRYRKELGAKYQKKRFAMIPGII, encoded by the exons ATGGCTTCCAAACCGGTGACGCTGCAGGTCAAGCCCAGAG GCAAGCGAATTCCCAAGCTGCCCAAGGAAACGAGCATCTACGTGCAGGGCAGCACGAGTGACTTGTATCACCGCATCGCGGCCGAAGCCAAGTTCGACATCAATCGTCTTCGCATCACCAAGGAAGATGGTACCTTTGTGCCCAATGAGAAGGGCAAGACCGTCGACAGCTTTGGCCTGAAAGATGGCAGTGTCGTGCAGGTCAAAGATTTGG GCCTCCAAATTGCATGGCGCaccgtcttcatcatcgaatACCTCGGGCCCCTCCTCATACATCCCATATTCTACTTCCTCCGCCCTCAGATCTACTCCAGCGCACCATCCGAACCTTCGTCCCTTCAGACTCTCTCCGTAGCCCTCATCTCCCTCCACTTCCTCAAACGCGAAATCGAAACCTTCGTGGTGCACCGCTTCAGCAATGCCACCATGCCCGCCCTCAACATCTTCAAAAACTCCGCCCACTACTGGATCCTCGCTGGAGTCTTGATCGCCTACTTCATCTACTCTCCCACTCACCCCACAGCAGGAGAGCTAAATCCTTTGATCGACTATCCGGCTCTTGCAGGATACGTCATTGGCGAGCTAGGCAATCTCAACACGCATCTTGTGCTCCGCAATCTCCGATCTCCAGGTGGTACAGAGCGGGGTGTCCCCAAAGGTCTGGGCTTTAATTGGGTGACATGTCCGAACTACATGTTTGAGGCGCTGGCGTGGGCGAGTATGTGCGTTATCACAAGATCGTGGACGACAGTCGTATTCTCTGCTGTGGCCATCGCAACAATGGGCGcgtgggcgaagaagaaggagaggagatACAGGAAAGAATTGGGAGCCAAGTACCAGAAGAAGAGGTTCGCCATGATTCCTGGGATCATCTGA